From a region of the Pristis pectinata isolate sPriPec2 chromosome 2, sPriPec2.1.pri, whole genome shotgun sequence genome:
- the smox gene encoding spermine oxidase: MQSCEISSDSADDPLSRGSQRKRQPRIVVIGAGLAGLSAAKLLLANGLTDIIVLEASERIGGRVQSIKLGCATFDIGATWIHGAHGNPIYQLAEEHGLLEETTDGERSTGRISLYSKNGVAHYYTSSGQRIPKDVIEEFSDVYNEVYNLTQEFFQRGRPVGAESQNSVGVFTRNVVRKRLKANREDSGINKKLKLAMLQQFLKVESCESSCHSMDEVSLSEFGEWTEIPGAHHVIPSGFINIVEILARDIPKSVIQLNKPVKYIHWNRSFNKEIHYINSTFPNHNLDGQEEEGYQVRVECEDCEFILADHVIVTMSLGVLKKYHETMFHPHLPEEKVSAIQMLGISTTDKIFLEFEEPFWSPECNSIQFVWEDDAENENLAYPQDLWYKKICSFDVLYPPERYGHVLSGWICGEEAIIMERYDDETVAETCTELLRKFTGNPHIPKPRRILRSGWGSNPYIRGSYSYTRVGSTGADVEKLAKPLPYPKSTKAPPMQILFAGEATHRKFYSTTHGALLSGEREAGRLIEMYQDLYQGRDEKSYM; encoded by the exons ATGCAAAGTTGTGAAATATCTTCAGACAGTGCAGATGATCCTCTCAGTCGTGGCTCACAAAGAAAGCGACAACCTCGAATAGTAGTTATCGGTGCCGGTCTCGCTGGCTTGTCTGCTGCCAAACTACTTCTAGCGAATGGACTCACAGATATCATTGTTCTAGAGGCATCGGAGCGAATCGGCGGCAGAGTGCAAAGCATTAAACTTG GCTGTGCTACATTTGATATTGGGGCAACTTGGATTCACGGCGCTCATGGGAACCCGATTTATCAGCTAGCAGAAGAGCACGGTCTCCTTGAAGAAACTACAGATGGAGAGCGCAGCACTGGCCGTATCAGCCTCTACTCCAAGAATGGGGTGGCACACTACTACACCAGCAGTGGACAGAGAATACCGAAGGATGTCATTGAAGAATTCAGCGATGTATACAACGAG gtCTATAACCTGACGCAGGAGTTCTTCCAACGGGGAAGGCCTGTTGGTGCAGAAAGCCAAAACAGCGTTGGCGTTTTCACAAGAAATGTGGTGCGTAAGCGCCTCAAAGCAAATCGTGAGGACTCGGGAATCAACAAGAAGTTGAAGCTGGCGATGCTCCAGCAGTTCTTGAAG GTTGAAAGCTGTGAGAGCAGTTGCCACAGCATGGATGAAGTGTCCCTCAGTGAGTTTGGCGAGTGGACGGAAATCCCTGGTGCCCACCATGTCATTCCGAGCGGCTTCATTAACATAGTGGAGATCCTGGCGCGGGATATCCCCAAATCGGTCATCCAGCTGAACAAGCCGGTGAAGTACATTCACTGGAACCGCTCGTTCAACAAGGAAATCCACTATATCAACAGTACCTTCCCCAACCACAACCTGGATGGGCAAGAGGAAGAGGGCTACCAGGTGCGAGTAGAGTGCGAGGATTGCGAGTTCATCCTGGCCGACCATGTGATTGTCACCATGTCACTCGGCGTGCTGAAGAAGTACCACGAGACCATGTTCCACCCACACCTTCCAGAGGAGAAGGTCTCGGCAATCCAGATGCTGGGAATCAGCACCACGGATAAGATCTTCCTGGAGTTCGAGGAGCCCTTCTGGAGCCCCGAGTGCAACAGCATCCAGTTTGTGTGGGAGGACGACGCAGAGAACGAGAACCTGGCGTACCCGCAGGACCTGTGGTACAAAAAGATCTGCAGCTTCGATGTGCTGTACCCACCTGAGCGCTATGGCCACGTACTGAGTGGCTGGATCTGTGGAGAAGAAGCCATCATCATGGAGAGATACGACGACGAGACGGTGGCAGAAACTTGCACAGAGCTGCTGCGAAAGTTTACAG GCAACCCACACATTCCAAAACCCCGGAGGATCCTGAGGTCCGGATGGGGCAGTAACCCTTACATCCGTGGCTCCTACTCCTACACTCGAGTTGGATCAACAGGAGCAGATGTTGAGAAACTTGCAAAGCCACTGCCTTACCCAAAGAGCACAAAAGCACCT CCTATGCAGATTTTATTTGCTGGGGAAGCAACTCACAGAAAGTTCTACTCAACTACACATGGTGCTTTGCTTTCTGGTGAGCGTGAGGCTGGACGTCTCATAGAAATGTATCAAGACCTCTACCAAGGAAGAGATGAGAAGTCCTATATGTGA